AGCTTAATCCCCTGTATGATGAATTTGTCGGCTTGCGCTTTCGGGCATTGTGTTATTTAGTAGATAAGTGTGGAGAAGACATCCAGACCTACTGCTAAATCCCAACCGAGAAAACATAGCATGGAAATTAAAATTGAGCATCAACCGAGTGAAGAACATCTTAAAGAGTTAGGTGTTTTAAAATGGGCAATTTGGCAGAAAGAAATATCCAAATTTCCCTGGACTTATGATACTCAAGAGACTTGTTATTTTTTGTTAGGTGATGTCGTTGTTACGCCTGATGGTGGACAACCAGTGCAGATGGGTAAAGGTGATTTAGTGACTTTTCCTGCTGGGATGTCCTGTACATGGGAAATTACAAGCGACGTAAAAAAACATTATTGCTTTGATTAGTCAAGTGTCAAGCATCAAGAATTAATTTCCTAGTCTTTTGGTGGCTTTGATTCTCCAGAACGCAAACATCTCGTAGGGTGGGTTAGCGACAGCGTAACCCACCTTGAATTATTGACAGTGCTAACTTTAAAGAGCTTGTTTTCCGGTATTAGGTTAAAATCCGAATATTGAAAAATTTAAGTATAAAAAATCGATAATGGCAAATGAGCAGCATTTAGCAATACTGAAACAGGGTGTAGAAGTTTGGAATGAGTGGAAGCGGAAAAATACAAATGTAAAAGCTGATCTCAGTAATGCGAACCTGAGTGAAGCTGACTTGTTTGAGTTTGACCTGAGTGGGGCTAACCTGAGTGGGGCTAACCTGATGTGGGCTAACCTGAGTGGGGCTAACCTGAATAGGGCTAACCTGAATAGGGCTTACCTGATTGAGGCTAAACTGATTGTGGCGAACCTGAGTAGTGCTGACCTGAGTATTGCTGACCTGAGTGGGGCGAACTTGAATGGGGCGAACCTGAATGGGGCGAACCTGAGTAGGGCGAACCTGAGTAAGGCTGATCTGATGTGGGCGAACTTGAGTAGTTCCGACCTCAGTAGTTCTGACCTCAGTAGTGCTAACTTGAATGGGGCGAACTTGAGTAGTGCTAACTTGAATGGGGCGAACCTGAGTAGTGCTGACCTCATTAGGGCGAACCTCATTAGGGCGAACCTGAATAGTGCTGACTTGAGTAGTGCTGACCTAAGTAGAGCTAATTTAAGTAGTGCTGACCTGGGTAGGACTATTTTATATGAATCGAAAGTAATAGCTACAAATTTTGACCACGCAACTCTGACAGGTGCTTGTATAAAAGATTGGAGTGTTAACAGTGAAACAAAACTAGATAAAGTAGTTTGTGAATATGTTTATTTATCTGGTGAATATGAAGAAGAAGAAGACATAATTAAACCAAAAAGCCGACGACCGCTAGCAGGTGAATTTTTACCTGGAGAATTTGCTAGTTTATACAAAAAGATTATAGAAAATACAGACTTAACTTTACGCAAAAATTCCAAAAGCGCTAATACTGCCAATAATCAAGGAGTTCAGTTTTATTCAAATCAAAAAACGCATATTTGGGAAAGGCTAACATTTCGCTCAAAAACAGAAATCAAAATTGCTGAAGCACTAGACAGGGCTGAAGTTTTATTTTTACCAAACTGTTTAGCTCGACTCAATACACCCAATGGTAGAGCAAATAAAGAAGCTGATTTCTTAATTTGTTACCACGGTAAATGGGGAATTTTGGAAGTTGATGGGCCGTATCATACCCCAGAACGCAGAGTAGAAGAACAAGAGAGGGAACGCATTTTTAGAAGACACGGTATCAAGGTCGTGGAAAGATTTGATTCCTGTAGGTGTTATGAAAATCCAGATGAGGTAGTCGAGGAATTTTTTAAAATGCTAGAAATTGGATATTCCTAAACTAGATTTTCCCCCAAAATGCAACTACATTTAAGCACTTGGCCAGAAGTTGAAGCCTATTTACAACAATCACGGGGTATTATTCTCCCCATTGGTTCTACTGAACAACATGGCCCCACAGGTTTAATTGGGACTGATGCGATTTGTGCAGAGGCGATCGCACGCGGTGTAGGTGAAGCAACTCAGGCGCTCATTGGCCCTACAATCAATGTGGGCATGGCATTACACCATACCGCTTTTCCTGGCACAATAAGTCTGCGTCCCAGTACTCTGATTCAGGTAGTACGAGATTATATAACTTGTTTAACTAAAGCTGGGTTTTCCAAATTCTACTTTATCAATGGACACGGCGGTAATATTGCCACCCTCAAAGCTGCTTTTTCCGAAACTTACGCTCATTTGGAAGATTTGCAGATTGCCAACGCCCAACAGGTACAATGTCAAGTGGCTAACTGGTTTATGTGCAGTTCTGTATACAAACTCGCTAAAGAATTATATGGCGACCAAGAAGGTTCTCATGCGACTCCCAGTGAAGTAGCCCTCACCCAGTATATTTATCCAGAGTCCATAAAACAAGCGCCCCTCTCGCCAGAAGTTGCCAGCGGACACAAAATTTATAGTGCAAATGACTTTCGAGGACGTTACCCAGATGGACGTATGGGTTCAAATCCGGCTTTAGCAACACCAGAACATGGTCAGCAATTTTATGATTTGGCGGTGAAAGAACTCAGCAATGGGTATTTAGAATTTTTGAACGCACAATAGCACTGCTAACAAAACAGAGACGTGAGAAAAATCGCGTCTCTACTTGAGACATCGCCAAAAATTAAATATACTTTTTTCAAAACCGTAAGAGAAGGGTATTTTCTCTACATTCTTTGTTGGAGATATATAGGAATCCTGTTTGATTTATGAAAAAATTAAGTATTGTAGGGTGCGTTAGGATGAAGTCCGTAACGCACCATTATTAAGGCTTTGGTGCGTTACGCTACCGCTAACACACCCTACGTATCTGTAAGCGCAAAGCGCAGGCTACGCCAACAAAAATCAAATAGTAGTCCTATATTTTGTAATTTTTTTAGCCAGCAAATAAAAATATTTATACTCTTTGTCTCCAGAAGAAACTTCTGTTTCAGGCTAAAAACACCAGTTAGAAAAGAATTTTCATCAGTATAATATTCTTGTGACGCATCCTGCCTTTGTAAAAATATCACCATCCAAGTGATCAGATTACCCAAAAACTACCAAAAATGCTCACCCTGTCCTGCGAATATCCCTTCTTAATAATGAGAGAGAACGATTTACCATTTACCCACGGGGTAAAGCAAGGGTAAGGATGTGATTTTTGGGTTGTCGAGTCCATGTGAATGGGAAATTTATCCGAGGGCAATTTCATTTAAAAATAACGTTTGGGTAGTAGCTGAAAACCTCTGTAAACCTGGTGAATTAGGGTAAATATTACAATATGGCTACAAACAGCAAAAATCGAGAAATACTCATACTGGTGCTAACTCTATTGCTCACTGGTGGAGTTTTAGGATCGGGTTTGTGGTACTTCAAACTATTGCCTGGACTAATACAAAGTCCTATATCTCCGAATCAGAATGCATCGCAACCTTTAAATAATGATCAATCTTCTGGCTCTGAATCTAACCCAGGTCAAAGTTTTGACTTAGGAAGTTTAGATACAAGTTTGCCAAATCCGACAGTTTTAACGATTGATGGTAGTGTAACTATAGTTACTCTAGTCAAGCAGTTTCAAGTTGGCTATAACTTTCTCAATCCTAACTTACCGACAACTTTCGGGATGCCTGACGGTAAACCTAATGGCACTAATGCCGGACTAAAAAACCTGATTGATGGCAAAGTCTTGATGGCCGCTAGTTCACGTCCCCTGAATGGTAGCGAATTGTCAGAGGGAATTGTGGGAGTACCCATCGCGCGAGATGGTTTAGCTGTGGCGGTAGGTATCAATAACCCATACAAAGGGGGATTAACTATAGAACAGTTGCGTTTAATTTTCCTCGGACAAATCACCAACTGGTCAGAGGTGGGTGGACCGAATCTGCCTATAAAAGTGATTAACCGTTCTCGTGAGAGTGGGAGTCATTCATTTTTTCAAGAGGCGATACTTTCTGGTAAACCTTTCGCACCAGATGGCGGTAACTTTACCACGGTGGAGCAAGATGAAACTACGCCCATCTTACGAGCTTTAGGTAATGATGGTATTAGCTACAGTACAGTTACCCAAATTGAAAATCAGAAAACTGTCCGCGTCGTTCCCATTAATGAAATATCGCCGACAGATAAAGCTTTAGTGAAAAATGGTACTTACCCGATTAGTCGAGTTGTTTATTTAGCAGTACCGCGCAAAACTAGCCCAGCTGTTAAGCAATTTGTTGAATTCGCCCTATCTCCTTCAGGACAAAAAGCTGTCGAACGAGCTGGTTTTATTTCTTTGCAGTAGGGAGTGGGGAGTGGGGGAAAGAAGCAAGGGAGCAGGGAGCAGGGAGCAGGGGGGAGATTGAAAAAAATAACATTCTTGCTTGTGTTTCTTGAGAGTTAACGACCTTTCCTCTTTTCACTGCTCCTCTACCTTATTTTCCCACTCCTTTGGAATTAATTAACTTTTGGCGATTCCTTCTTGACGGGCGGCTTGTTGGACAGCAGCAGCAACAGCAGGCGCAACACGTTGATCAAAGACTGATGGAATGATGTGTTCCCGGTTTAAGTCTGAAGGTTTCACTAAGGATGCGATCGCACTGGCTGCTTCTAAATACATGGTGGTGGTAATTGTCTGGGCGCGACAATCTAAAGCCCCACGAAATACTCCGGGAAAAGCCAACACGTTATTTATTTGATTTGGGTAGTCACTCCGACCTGTGGCCATGACAGCGACAATTTTACTGACTAATTCGGGCTGAATTTCGGGAATGGGATTAGCCATAGCAAAAACAATCGGGTCTTTGGCCATTGCTTGCACCATTTCCACTGTCAAAACTCCTGGTGCGCTCACGCCAATAAACACGTCTGCACCTTGCATTGCACCCCCTAGAGTCCCCTGGGCTTTAACGGCAAATTCCTGCTTTTCTGGGGTCAAATCAGTCCGACTGGTAGAGATAATTCCTTTGGAGTCGCACATCCAGATTTTTTCGGCTCCAGCTTTGCGAAGTAACCGAGCGATCGCCACTCCAGCCGCACCAGCACCGTTAATCACAATGCGGATTTCTGCCATTGACTTATTGACAAGTTTTAAGGCGTTAAACAACGCTGCTAAGGTAACAATGGCTGTACCGTGTTGGTCATCATGAAAAACTGGAATATTTAGTTCAGCTCGTAATCTCTTTTCGATTTCAAAGCAACGAGGCGCAGCAATATCTTCTAAGTTGACACCACCAAAAACCGGAGCGAGATTTTTAACTGTCCGCACAATTTCATCTGTATCTTGGGTGTCAAGACAGATGGGAAAAGCATCCAGCCCGGCAAATTCTTTGAATAGCATCGCTTTACCTTCCATGACTGGTAAAGCCGCCGACGCGCCGAGATTTCCCAAACCTAAAACGGCGCTACCATCGGTAACAATGGCGACAGTATTTTTTTTGATGGTCAGGTTGTAAACTTCCTCTGGGTCTTGAGCGATCGCCGTACAAATTCGACCAACGCCTGGGGTATAGGCCATTGCTAAATCAGAAACACTCTTCAGGGGAATGCGGCTGACAATGCTAATTTTGCCACCACGATGCAAATTAAAGGTGCGATCGTAAACACTGAGTAACTTAATATCTGGCAATGCTTTCACTGCTTGCACAATAGTCTCAGCGTGTTCGGTGCTAGCTGCATCTACAGTAATATCACGGGTAGACTGATGACGGGTTTGCTCAATTAAATCAATTTGTCCGAGATTTCCGCCACAGGTGGCGATCGCCTGGGTAATTGATGCTAACATCCCCACACGGTTGGGAATTTGCAACCGCAGGGTCACACTAAAACTAGAATTAGGAGTCAGCTTTGTCATTGTGATTTTTGATTTTAAGTTTTAGATTTTATATCAAATCCTTCAGGTATTACGCCCCCGCCCACAATCACCCATGTATTTTTCGCAGATATTTCGTAAAATGCGGTCAGGTGATTAGCGTCTGCTACCAACACCACTTAATATACCTGCACCAATGGAAAACAGAATGATTGCCCAGATCACGTATGTGGGAATTCCCTTGAGTACACCAATTCCCAGCAGGAGATAAATTAAAGCTGTCAGTAATAAAGCAAGACCAATAGAAACACCAAAAATGTACAACAATCTTCTAATTGCGGGGTTAGGGCGTTGGTTCACAAATACCATTCCTTCATGATGATTGTAAGTAATTCCAGAATCACGCCACTCATTCTTACATATTGAGATGGGTTGAGAGTTAATCTCTGATCGCAAATTGCCAAAGGTAGTATTGTTCGAGATTCCTATAACAGCCTTGTAATCAAGACTTTTGATCACAAATTCCAAATTGCTATGAGTGTTAGCACCAGTAATTTAGCTATAAAACTTGACATAGTAATGTTTCTGACTATCTATGTAGACAATAAATATGATACATCTTTAAATTCAAACACCAATACTTAGGTATAAAAGTTATCCAAATTTAAACTACAACATTTCCAAATAGCTCAATAGGTCTGCCATTTCTTGAACGCTTGGTTGAAATTTTGGCATGGGCGGTGTTTCGCCACTAATCACTTGGTGAATCAGCTTATATTGTGACTTGCGCTTGGATACGCCTTGTAAGCTAGGGCCAACTAGCCCATCGGCTTCCAGTCCATGACAACCAGCGCAGTTAATTTGAAAGATCGCGTGTCCTTGAACTGAGTCTCCTTTGAGGGAAAAGACATTCTTCACATAAGGATCAGCAGCTCTAACCATTTGAACACCAAAAATGCCCAAAGGGGCTGCTAGCAGTATCACCAGAGCCAATAAGGCGATCCACTGTATCCGAGTTTCTGGTTTGGTAATTTGGTTATCCAAAAGGTTTGCCGTAGAAGTGGAGTGTACTAAAAGTTTTTCATGTTCCTACACATAGCTTAAAAGTTCTTGATGGTGTCTGCAAGCACAAATGATAATTTTTTTATAATCATTTTTCCTCTAAAAACATTGTATGACTAGGGATTCATCCCTTATTTGGTAGAATTAAAACCAGAAACGAATATTCAACATTTGCCAACAGGAGATTTAAAGTGGTTGAACCCCTGCTTTCAGGTATTGTCCTTGGTCTGATTTTTGTTACCCTTTCTGGGCTATTCTTCGCCGCCTATCAGCAATACAAGCGCCCCAACGAATTGGGGGGTTAAGATTTCTGAGTAGAGATGCGATTAATCGCGTCTCTACAAGACAGTTTTCGTTTAAACGTCAAATACGAACAACTGATCGCTTAACGCTTCCGGGTGGTGGGGCTGACACAAATCTGCAAACCACTAGCGATCGCAATGCTCCAAACTCACAAATCCGTCATCGTATTGACGTTGTGTTGGTAATCTTCCCGAAAAACCAGCGTACCAAATTTCATAATCACCTTCTTCGGCTGGATGAATGATTGCTTTAATTTTCATACCTGTAGAGCGAGATGTTGAAAATGTACTAAATCAATTCAGCATCGCTTCATATTCGTCATGTGAACCAATCCAGAACCAGTAATAATCGTTACCTTTTTTTAAGGACAACGCTCGATAACCACCAGTAACACGCGCAGACCAGAGATTGTTGCCTACTTTTTTAAAATGTAGAGAGGGATGCAAGGAATTTTCTTGCCAAAGTTGATAGGCTTTTTGAGTTTTTTCCTTTATTTCTGGAGATAACTTTAGATAAGCTTGCCAAAAATCAGCAGTTGCGAAGGACTTCATCTAAATCTCTCACTTTATTGGCTGCAACGTCTGCTTCTGCTTTGGCGATTAGATGATTCAGTTTTCCTGATGCGAGATCAGTTTCAATTTGTTGATCCCACACCTCATCCAGATAATTTAGAAGCCATGCCGCAAGTTGGCGAATGTCATTTTCTGGTAATTTTTGGATAGCTGCTTCAATTTCTGGCAAATTAGTCATAAAAACCGGAAGAAGTACTTATATAAGTAGACTGCAACGACACTGGGAGATTTTTTAGCAATCAGATATTACGAAGCTTGAATTGTTTCTATCTGCTGCTCTTGAAACTGAGCGAGATGAGGATATTGCTTCTGAAAGGGACACTCTACAATCCAATAACCATCTTCATCCTTGTATAAAATTACTTGCCTTATATACTGACTCATAGTCATAAACAATATAATTGTTTTTCATTATTATCCCTCTTCTGTCACTCCCTCATCCATAATTCTGTAGAACGTCAGCGCAGTATTACCGTAAACCTTTTCGCGGCAAATCTCCCAAGTGGGTATGACTGGAGGTGTCCAACCTTGGGGATTATGTTCTACGGCGATTTCACCATGCACAGCTAACAAATTATGATGTGCGATCGCCTCTAACACTGGCTGATATAATCCACTAGCATAAGGTGGATCAAAGTAAATTCTGTCAAACTGCTTTCCTGATAAGTTCTTTAATTGCTGAATGACATCTCCTCGCAAGAGTTGCCATTTTTGCTCGCCATGCGCCACCTGTTGCCAATTTTGTTGAATTATGGCACTAGCTTGGCTTGATTTTTCTATCCCTACTACTAAGCTGGCTCCTCTACACAAAGCCTCTGCACCCATTGAACCAGTGCCGGTACATAAATCTAGCCAGCAACAATCCACAATTGTTCCCTGCCAAATATTAAACACTGCTTCCCTGACTCGCGCACTGGTGGGTCTAGTAGCTTGCCCTGGTAAAGTTTTAATTTGGCGATTCCCGTAAATTCTTAATGTCATGGGTCATTAGTCATTGGTCATTGGTCATGAGTCATTGGTCAACAGTCAGGGAAAAACCATGACAAAGGACGAATAACAATTGACAAAATCTCAAATTCAAAGTTGGATTATGCAGCAATTTTTTCGCGGACTTGTGCAACAAAATTAGAGAGAATTTGCAATCCGATGTTAGAAGATTTTTCCGGGTGGAACTGCACAGCTGTCAGGTTTTCACGAGCGATCGCAGCTGTGATAATTTGAGAACCGTGGGTAACAGTTGCAGCTCGAACTTGGGGATCAGTTGGGTCAACATAGTAAGAATGCACAAAATATACCCAAGGATCGGCCGGCAAATGCTCCCACAAAATATTTTTTCGTTGCGTGAACTCTAGTTGATTCCATCCCATATGAGGAATAGTAATGCCTGCTTCTGGTCGGAATCTTCGCACTTTTCCTGGTACAATTCCTAGCCCTGGTTGAGTTCCTTCGGCACTGGATTCAAATAAAATTTGTAATCCCAAACAGATGCCTAAGAAGGGTTTCCCAGATGCGATCGTATCTTTAATCGGTTGTTCTAAACCACGCGATCGCAGCTGTTGAACTGCGGGATCGAATGCTCCCACTCCTGGCAAGACTACGGCATCTGCCATCTCTAAATCTTTAGCAGAATGAGTAATGTGAGGAGTTGCTCCAGCTTTTTCTAAACCTTTGCAAACTGAGTGCAAATTTCCCATATCGTAATCTACGACTGCAATGACTGGCATTGACCGGCTCCTTGTAAGTTTATTATGGAGGGTGTTTCTATTCTAAATAATATTTCCTATGGCGAAAAGAATACTATTAACTTCTTTTGAAGTTTGGTTGAGCGAGCAACAGTCAAATTCTAGCGATGATTTATTACTGGAAGTGATTAAACATGACTCGCTCCCTGATGATTTAAACTTTTTGCGGCGTTTACCTGTGGATGTGCATCTGGCTAGTTCACAAGTAATTCAAAAAATATCTGAACTGCAACCTGATTACATTATTTGTTGTGGTATGGCTGCTAACAGGACAAAACTAAGTCTGGAAGCGGTTGCTAGCTGCGAGTCAAGTGTTTTGCCGACAACTGTTAATTTGGAAAAATTAGTCACAGCTGCTACAAAAACTGAGATTAGCCACGACTGCGGTAAATTTGTTTGTAACGGGTTGTACTATGCAGTTTTGAATTACTTGTGCCAAAATCAACTGGCAGCAGGTTGTATTTTTGTCCATGTTCCAGTGTTAAATTCCGACAATTTGCCAGTTGTCTTGACTGATTTCTTATTAATTATTAACAATTTGGCACTTTCATAAAGTCGTCTGCGTCTCTAAGGAGAAGCAATTTTCTCAGTATTATGTTGTCATTTTTACTCAATTTAATCCTCGCCCAATCAACACCTGCTACCCCACCCCCGGAAGAAGTGGTACAAACCCAAGAAGTGCGACCTTTACCGGGACAACTGGATAATGTGCCTGTATTTAACAGCAATAGTCCAGAATTGGTATTAAAAGAAGGTATTTTACTGTCTACGTTTCCAGCCGATGGCAAAAAAGTGTCAGAAGCCCATCTAAATTATCCGTTTAGCGGGCGATTTGATGTTTTTGCCCATCATGTTGCTAAGGCTGATCCACCGGAGGATTTAAGGTCATTGCATATAGGAATCATGCTGCACAATCCTGGAACCGAACCAGTAACGGTGAATATTTTGCAAGCAGCGAGTTATTTAAGTCAACCAGATGCACCATTTATTCAGTTACCAGCTAAAAGTCAGAATATTTTAGGTAATATTTTTGCAGGGCCTGGCGATCGCGCCACATCTGATGTTTTAAGGGGAAGACGACAAGAAAGTTTTCCAGCCCAAATTGTCATTCCTCCAGGGCAAAATCAGATGTTGCTAAATCTGCCCATTCCTGTCAAAGAACTGACACCACCTTTAAATGGTCGCTCTACGCTGATGCGGTTGCAGAGTAGTGGCACTGTTTATGCAGCTAGTATGGCTTTATTTGCCCGTCAGAATGCCGATGGTAGTGAACGCGCCCCGACTTTAGAAGAGTGGCAAAATTTACTGCAAAGTGGTGAATTGTCAACTCCACGGGATAGAGTTCCCACACCTCTAGAAGTAACCGACCAGCCGCGAATTTATGGACGTGTCGCCGGAGTTGCTCAAGGTTCACAGTGGAAATCCTTGGTAGTGGATAATTCCGAAGCGAGATATTTAACCATTCCCCAAGCTGGTCAAGCTTTTTCCTATCCTTTAAGTAGCCTGCATGGTGGTACGTTAGGAACAAATCAAATTCAGACTGCGCCCATGCTGGTACGTTATCCAGATACCGCCTATCGCGCTCATGGCAACTATGGCATTCAATATAGTTTGCAGTTGCCACTACATAATAATAGTGAAAAATCCCAAAGCGTGAGTGTCTCAGTACAAACACCAATTAAAGAAGATAATTTAGTTAAACAGGGATTACGCTTCTTGACGACTACAGCACCGCAAGTATTTTTCCGGGGGTCAGTGCGGGTACGTTACACAGATGATCAAGGTCATGCAAAAACTCAGTTTACTCATTTAGTGCAACGGCGGGGTCAACAGGGAGAACCCTTGGTTTTATTGAATTTGAAACCAGGCGATCGCAGGTTAGTAGAAGTAGATTTGATCTATCCCCCAGATGCGACACCACCGCAGGTATTAACGGTGTCAACCCAAGAGTAAGTATACTGGTTTAATAAAAACGCCCACAGCCTAATAAACTGTGGGTTTAACTACATCTATGACTTGGTTTGATTTTGCAGTCAAGCCCGAATTATTACAGGCGTTGCTGATTTGAAGTATGAACAGGATTTGTGATGATGTTAAAACCCCTGTAGAGACGTTCCATGGAACGTCTCTACATTTAAATTCATATTTGGTTTCAGCAACGCCACTTTTTCTATATTTGCTGGATCTGTGGTGAAATTAGCACATAAGCAGACTTCATGAAAATAGTCGAATAGTCAATAATAATCCAGATTTCTCCCTGAATATGGTAATATCCAAGGGGTTTTTATTTTAACTAATGCAGGTTAAGCATGGAAGCAAATTTTCTGACGATTGTTTTTCTGCCCCTAGCTCTATTTATTATCATGTTAGGCATGGGGTTAACCTTGACCCTAAAAGATTTTCAGCAAGTTTTTATCTATCCTAAAGCCGTAGTGATTGGCTTGATGGCGCAGTTGATCATGTTACCGATTGTGGGCTTTGGTATTGCGTCGGTGTTTTCCCTTAACCCAGAATTAGCCGTAGGTGTGATGCTATTAGTAGCCTGTCCCGGTGGTTCAACTTCTAATATGATCACATTTTTGGCTGGGGGAGATGTTGCTCTTTCTGTGACGCTAACAGCTATCAGTAGTTTAATTACGATTTTGACTATTCCTCTGGTTGTCAATTTTTCAATGCAGATATTTTTGGGAGCAGGGACAACACTACAGTTACCTTTTTTAAATACAGTTGTGCAGATTGCGGTGATGACACTTCTACCTTTAGCAATTGGGATGGTAGTGAATCGATATGCTCCTGGAATAGCCGCAAAGGTAAATCAACCTGTGAAATGGCTATCTTTATTTTTCCTGGCCGTCGTGGTGACTGGGGTGTTGCTGCGAGAACGAAATAATTTGATGTCTTATGTGATTGATGTGGGCTGGGTGACTCTAACGTTGAATCTGGTAACAATGGCTTTAGGTTTTGCGATCGCTACTTTAGCCAAATTAGGAGAAAAAAGCGTGAGAGCAATTACAGTTGAAGTAGGCATTCAACATGGGATTCTAGCGATGGCGATCGCATCTTCCCCTAC
This genomic interval from Nodularia sp. LEGE 06071 contains the following:
- a CDS encoding cupin domain-containing protein, translating into MEIKIEHQPSEEHLKELGVLKWAIWQKEISKFPWTYDTQETCYFLLGDVVVTPDGGQPVQMGKGDLVTFPAGMSCTWEITSDVKKHYCFD
- a CDS encoding pentapeptide repeat-containing protein, whose protein sequence is MANEQHLAILKQGVEVWNEWKRKNTNVKADLSNANLSEADLFEFDLSGANLSGANLMWANLSGANLNRANLNRAYLIEAKLIVANLSSADLSIADLSGANLNGANLNGANLSRANLSKADLMWANLSSSDLSSSDLSSANLNGANLSSANLNGANLSSADLIRANLIRANLNSADLSSADLSRANLSSADLGRTILYESKVIATNFDHATLTGACIKDWSVNSETKLDKVVCEYVYLSGEYEEEEDIIKPKSRRPLAGEFLPGEFASLYKKIIENTDLTLRKNSKSANTANNQGVQFYSNQKTHIWERLTFRSKTEIKIAEALDRAEVLFLPNCLARLNTPNGRANKEADFLICYHGKWGILEVDGPYHTPERRVEEQERERIFRRHGIKVVERFDSCRCYENPDEVVEEFFKMLEIGYS
- a CDS encoding creatininase family protein, which codes for MQLHLSTWPEVEAYLQQSRGIILPIGSTEQHGPTGLIGTDAICAEAIARGVGEATQALIGPTINVGMALHHTAFPGTISLRPSTLIQVVRDYITCLTKAGFSKFYFINGHGGNIATLKAAFSETYAHLEDLQIANAQQVQCQVANWFMCSSVYKLAKELYGDQEGSHATPSEVALTQYIYPESIKQAPLSPEVASGHKIYSANDFRGRYPDGRMGSNPALATPEHGQQFYDLAVKELSNGYLEFLNAQ
- a CDS encoding phosphate ABC transporter substrate-binding protein, which produces MATNSKNREILILVLTLLLTGGVLGSGLWYFKLLPGLIQSPISPNQNASQPLNNDQSSGSESNPGQSFDLGSLDTSLPNPTVLTIDGSVTIVTLVKQFQVGYNFLNPNLPTTFGMPDGKPNGTNAGLKNLIDGKVLMAASSRPLNGSELSEGIVGVPIARDGLAVAVGINNPYKGGLTIEQLRLIFLGQITNWSEVGGPNLPIKVINRSRESGSHSFFQEAILSGKPFAPDGGNFTTVEQDETTPILRALGNDGISYSTVTQIENQKTVRVVPINEISPTDKALVKNGTYPISRVVYLAVPRKTSPAVKQFVEFALSPSGQKAVERAGFISLQ
- a CDS encoding malic enzyme-like NAD(P)-binding protein, yielding MTKLTPNSSFSVTLRLQIPNRVGMLASITQAIATCGGNLGQIDLIEQTRHQSTRDITVDAASTEHAETIVQAVKALPDIKLLSVYDRTFNLHRGGKISIVSRIPLKSVSDLAMAYTPGVGRICTAIAQDPEEVYNLTIKKNTVAIVTDGSAVLGLGNLGASAALPVMEGKAMLFKEFAGLDAFPICLDTQDTDEIVRTVKNLAPVFGGVNLEDIAAPRCFEIEKRLRAELNIPVFHDDQHGTAIVTLAALFNALKLVNKSMAEIRIVINGAGAAGVAIARLLRKAGAEKIWMCDSKGIISTSRTDLTPEKQEFAVKAQGTLGGAMQGADVFIGVSAPGVLTVEMVQAMAKDPIVFAMANPIPEIQPELVSKIVAVMATGRSDYPNQINNVLAFPGVFRGALDCRAQTITTTMYLEAASAIASLVKPSDLNREHIIPSVFDQRVAPAVAAAVQQAARQEGIAKS
- a CDS encoding c-type cytochrome; translated protein: MDNQITKPETRIQWIALLALVILLAAPLGIFGVQMVRAADPYVKNVFSLKGDSVQGHAIFQINCAGCHGLEADGLVGPSLQGVSKRKSQYKLIHQVISGETPPMPKFQPSVQEMADLLSYLEML
- the petG gene encoding cytochrome b6-f complex subunit V, whose amino-acid sequence is MVEPLLSGIVLGLIFVTLSGLFFAAYQQYKRPNELGG
- the rsmD gene encoding 16S rRNA (guanine(966)-N(2))-methyltransferase RsmD translates to MTLRIYGNRQIKTLPGQATRPTSARVREAVFNIWQGTIVDCCWLDLCTGTGSMGAEALCRGASLVVGIEKSSQASAIIQQNWQQVAHGEQKWQLLRGDVIQQLKNLSGKQFDRIYFDPPYASGLYQPVLEAIAHHNLLAVHGEIAVEHNPQGWTPPVIPTWEICREKVYGNTALTFYRIMDEGVTEEG
- the hisH gene encoding imidazole glycerol phosphate synthase subunit HisH — its product is MPVIAVVDYDMGNLHSVCKGLEKAGATPHITHSAKDLEMADAVVLPGVGAFDPAVQQLRSRGLEQPIKDTIASGKPFLGICLGLQILFESSAEGTQPGLGIVPGKVRRFRPEAGITIPHMGWNQLEFTQRKNILWEHLPADPWVYFVHSYYVDPTDPQVRAATVTHGSQIITAAIARENLTAVQFHPEKSSNIGLQILSNFVAQVREKIAA
- a CDS encoding peptidase C15 codes for the protein MAKRILLTSFEVWLSEQQSNSSDDLLLEVIKHDSLPDDLNFLRRLPVDVHLASSQVIQKISELQPDYIICCGMAANRTKLSLEAVASCESSVLPTTVNLEKLVTAATKTEISHDCGKFVCNGLYYAVLNYLCQNQLAAGCIFVHVPVLNSDNLPVVLTDFLLIINNLALS
- a CDS encoding DUF3370 domain-containing protein, whose translation is MLSFLLNLILAQSTPATPPPEEVVQTQEVRPLPGQLDNVPVFNSNSPELVLKEGILLSTFPADGKKVSEAHLNYPFSGRFDVFAHHVAKADPPEDLRSLHIGIMLHNPGTEPVTVNILQAASYLSQPDAPFIQLPAKSQNILGNIFAGPGDRATSDVLRGRRQESFPAQIVIPPGQNQMLLNLPIPVKELTPPLNGRSTLMRLQSSGTVYAASMALFARQNADGSERAPTLEEWQNLLQSGELSTPRDRVPTPLEVTDQPRIYGRVAGVAQGSQWKSLVVDNSEARYLTIPQAGQAFSYPLSSLHGGTLGTNQIQTAPMLVRYPDTAYRAHGNYGIQYSLQLPLHNNSEKSQSVSVSVQTPIKEDNLVKQGLRFLTTTAPQVFFRGSVRVRYTDDQGHAKTQFTHLVQRRGQQGEPLVLLNLKPGDRRLVEVDLIYPPDATPPQVLTVSTQE